A window from Balearica regulorum gibbericeps isolate bBalReg1 chromosome 1, bBalReg1.pri, whole genome shotgun sequence encodes these proteins:
- the F10 gene encoding coagulation factor X, with the protein MAGRLLLLLLCAALAGELRAEGGVFIKKENADQFLERTKRANSFFEEVKKGSIERECNEERCSKEEAREAFEDQEKTEEFWNVYVDGNQCSSNPCHYGGHCKDGIGSYTCSCLDGYQGKNCEFVIPKYCKINNGDCEQFCSIKKSAQKDVLCSCAKGYILAEDGKRCVSSVKYPCGKVFVKRKKRSVILPDDNSNVTSDQDGPLASGTSLEEDIVTTTESPTPRPGNETSSKTPYVITRIVGGDECHLGECPWQAVLLNEAGEEFCGGTILNENFILTAAHCMNQSKELKVVVGEVDREKKEQSETMHTVDKILVHSKYIAETYDNDIALIKLKEPITFSEYVIAACLPEADFANEVLMNQRSGMVSGFGREFEGGRLSKKLKVLEVPYVDRSTCKQSTNFAITENMFCAGYETEQKDACQGDSGGPHVTRYKDTYFVTGIVSWGEGCAKKGKYGVYTKLSRFLRWVRMAMRQNL; encoded by the exons ATGGCCGGTCGCCTGCTGCTCCTCCTACTCTGCGCGGCGCTGGCGGGCGAGCTCCGAGCTGAAGGAGGTG TATtcatcaagaaagaaaatgccgACCAGTTCTTGGAAAGAACAAAACGTGCTAACTCTTTTTTTGAGGAAGTGAAGAAAGGGAGTATTGAAAGAGAATGCAATGAGGAACGCTGCTCAAAAGAAGAAGCAAGAGAAGCCTTTGAAGACCAGGAGAAAACT GAGGAATTCTGGAACGTCTATGTAG aTGGGAACCAGTGCAGCTCAAATCCTTGTCATTATGGTGGACATTGTAAAGATGGAATCGGTTCCTACACTTGCTCATGCTTGGATGGTTATCAAGGCAAGAACTGTGAATTTG TCATACCAAAgtactgcaaaataaacaacGGTGACTGTGAGCAGTTCTGCAGCATCAAGAAAAGTGCACAGAAGGATGTTTTGTGTTCGTGTGCAAAAGGGTATATTCTAGCAGAGGATGGCAAACGCTGTGTTTCATCAG TAAAGTATCCTTGTGGAAAAgtttttgtgaaaagaaaaaaaaggtcgGTTATTTTACCTGATGATAATAGCAATGTAACTAGTGATCAAGATGGCCCCCTCGCAAGTGGCACAAGTTTGGAGGAGGACATTGTTACTACCACAGAAAGCCCAACCCCCCGTCCTGGCAATGAAACAAGTAGCAAGACTCCTTATGTCATTACCAGGATAGTAGGTGGTGATGAGTGTCATCTTGGCGAATGTCCGTGGCAG gCTGTTCTGTTAAATGAGGCAGGGGAAGAGTTTTGTGGTGGAACTATTTTGAATGAGAATTTTATACTTACTGCAGCTCATTGCATGAACCAATCTAAAGAACTCAAAGTTGTTGTTG GTGAAGtggacagagaaaagaaagaacagtcTGAAACGATGCATACCGTGGACAAAATACTTGTTCACTCTAAATACATTGCCGAGACTTACGATAATGACATAGCCTTAATAAAGCTGAAGGAACCTATAACGTTTTCTGAGTACGTTATCGCAGCATGCCTCCCCGAAGCAGACTTTGCTAATGAAGTTCTGATGAACCAAAGATCTGGGATGGTTAGTGGCTTCGGGCGTGAATTTGAAGGTGGACGACTATCCAAAAAACTGAAAGTGCTTGAAGTCCCCTATGTTGATAGGAGCACTTGCAAGCAATCCACTAACTTTGCAATAACAGAAAACATGTTCTGTGCTGGTtatgaaactgagcaaaaagATGCTTGTCAAGGAGACAGTGGAGGTCCCCATGTAACCAGGTATAAGGATACTTACTTTGTTACTGGAATTGTTAGCTGGGGAGAAGGATGTGCAAAGAAAGGCAAATACGGTGTCTATACCAAACTGTCCAGGTTCTTACGCTGGGTAAGAATGGCCATGAGACAAAATTTGTAG
- the F7 gene encoding coagulation factor VII isoform X1: protein MVSRQCGALFLCFLLLIPLSLDAVFLKQEEASSILQRQRRANSFFEEIKLGSLERECMEEKCSFEEAREIYRDDERTKEFWHIYSDPNQCDSNPCQNGGSCDDQFQDYVCRCPAEYEGKSCEKAMADKLKCIYDNGGCEQYCTDEQSEKRVCFCADDYALASDGMSCIPQVKYPCGKIPVLAKKNASAQGRIVGGLICPPGECPWQALIIQNQKEKCGGTLLSPEWVVTAAHCLEYTHPKQLRVRLGEHAINYDEKTEQESGVDRIIIHEGYTNGQVDNDIALLSLETPVNLSDYVVPICLPEKRFAVYELSSIKFSTVSGWGRLLDGGATSSVLMRVDLPRVKTQECEKETDLNITENMFCAGDLAGVKDSCKGDSGGPHATKYKNTWFLTGIVSWGKGCAVKGSYGVYTRVSKYIDWLKKHMD, encoded by the exons ATGGTTTCCAGGCAGTGCGGGgctttgtttctctgctttctgctacTGATTCCTCTTTCTCTGGATGCAG tctttctaaaGCAGGAAGAGGCAAGCAGCATTTTGCAAAGGCAAAGACGAGCCAACAGCTTCTTCGAAGAGATAAAACTGGGGTCACTAGAGCGAGAATGCATGGAAGAAAAGTGTTCCTTTGAGGAAGCAAGAGAGATTTACCGTGATGATGAAAGGACA aaagagtTCTGGCACATCTATTCCG ACCCTAACCAGTGTGACTCCAACCCTTGTCAGAACGGTGGGAGTTGTGACGACCAGTTTCAGGATTACGTGTGCCGCTGTCCCGCCGAATATGAGGgcaaaagctgtgaaaaag CCATGGCCGACAAACTGAAGTGCATTTACGACAACGGTGGCTGTGAACAGTACTGTACTGACGAGCAGTCTGAAAAACGAGTGTGCTTCTGTGCGGATGATTACGCTTTAGCGAGTGATGGCATGTCCTGCATTCCCCAAG ttaaataccCATGTGGAAAAATACCagtgctggcaaaaaaaaatgcatctgcaCAGGGGAGAATAGTAGGTGGTTTAATCTGTCCTCCAGGTGAATGCCCATGGCAA GCCCTTATAATacagaatcagaaagaaaagtgtgGCGGTACCCTGCTTTCCCCAGAGTGGGTGGTCACTGCAGCTCACTGTTTGGAGTATACTCATCCTAAGCAGCTTCGGGTGAGACTGG GTGAACACGCAATAAATTACgatgagaaaacagaacaagaaagtGGAGTGGACAGGATAATCATTCATGAAGGATACACGAATGGACAAGTCGATAACGATATTGCCCTCCTGAGCCTGGAAACACCTGTCAACCTCAGTGATTACGTGGTGCCGATATGTTTGCCTGAGAAACGGTTTGCAGTGTATGAACTGTCCTCCATCAAGTTCTCCACAGTGAGCGGATGGGGACGCCTACTAGATGGAGGTGCCACCTCTTCTGTTCTGATGAGAGTTGATTTGCCACGCGTAAAGACACAAGAATGTGAAAAGGAGACGGATTTAAATATTACAGAGAATATGTTCTGTGCAGGAGACCTGGCCGGTGTTAAAGACTCCTGCAAGGGAGACAGTGGTGGACCTCATGCTACGAAGTACAAGAACACTTGGTTTCTGACTGGGATTGTCAGCTGGGGAAAGGGCTGTGCTGTTAAAGGCAGCTATGGCGTTTACACAAGGGTATCTAAATACATTGACTGGCTGAAGAAGCACATGGATTAG
- the F7 gene encoding coagulation factor VII isoform X2, whose protein sequence is MEEKCSFEEAREIYRDDERTKEFWHIYSDPNQCDSNPCQNGGSCDDQFQDYVCRCPAEYEGKSCEKAMADKLKCIYDNGGCEQYCTDEQSEKRVCFCADDYALASDGMSCIPQVKYPCGKIPVLAKKNASAQGRIVGGLICPPGECPWQALIIQNQKEKCGGTLLSPEWVVTAAHCLEYTHPKQLRVRLGEHAINYDEKTEQESGVDRIIIHEGYTNGQVDNDIALLSLETPVNLSDYVVPICLPEKRFAVYELSSIKFSTVSGWGRLLDGGATSSVLMRVDLPRVKTQECEKETDLNITENMFCAGDLAGVKDSCKGDSGGPHATKYKNTWFLTGIVSWGKGCAVKGSYGVYTRVSKYIDWLKKHMD, encoded by the exons ATGGAAGAAAAGTGTTCCTTTGAGGAAGCAAGAGAGATTTACCGTGATGATGAAAGGACA aaagagtTCTGGCACATCTATTCCG ACCCTAACCAGTGTGACTCCAACCCTTGTCAGAACGGTGGGAGTTGTGACGACCAGTTTCAGGATTACGTGTGCCGCTGTCCCGCCGAATATGAGGgcaaaagctgtgaaaaag CCATGGCCGACAAACTGAAGTGCATTTACGACAACGGTGGCTGTGAACAGTACTGTACTGACGAGCAGTCTGAAAAACGAGTGTGCTTCTGTGCGGATGATTACGCTTTAGCGAGTGATGGCATGTCCTGCATTCCCCAAG ttaaataccCATGTGGAAAAATACCagtgctggcaaaaaaaaatgcatctgcaCAGGGGAGAATAGTAGGTGGTTTAATCTGTCCTCCAGGTGAATGCCCATGGCAA GCCCTTATAATacagaatcagaaagaaaagtgtgGCGGTACCCTGCTTTCCCCAGAGTGGGTGGTCACTGCAGCTCACTGTTTGGAGTATACTCATCCTAAGCAGCTTCGGGTGAGACTGG GTGAACACGCAATAAATTACgatgagaaaacagaacaagaaagtGGAGTGGACAGGATAATCATTCATGAAGGATACACGAATGGACAAGTCGATAACGATATTGCCCTCCTGAGCCTGGAAACACCTGTCAACCTCAGTGATTACGTGGTGCCGATATGTTTGCCTGAGAAACGGTTTGCAGTGTATGAACTGTCCTCCATCAAGTTCTCCACAGTGAGCGGATGGGGACGCCTACTAGATGGAGGTGCCACCTCTTCTGTTCTGATGAGAGTTGATTTGCCACGCGTAAAGACACAAGAATGTGAAAAGGAGACGGATTTAAATATTACAGAGAATATGTTCTGTGCAGGAGACCTGGCCGGTGTTAAAGACTCCTGCAAGGGAGACAGTGGTGGACCTCATGCTACGAAGTACAAGAACACTTGGTTTCTGACTGGGATTGTCAGCTGGGGAAAGGGCTGTGCTGTTAAAGGCAGCTATGGCGTTTACACAAGGGTATCTAAATACATTGACTGGCTGAAGAAGCACATGGATTAG